Genomic DNA from Pseudorasbora parva isolate DD20220531a chromosome 17, ASM2467924v1, whole genome shotgun sequence:
GACCACACCACCATGAGGTCCTCTCCTTCAGGGCCAAGGGGAAATTGGAGGGTTTTGAAAACAAAATGGTCATATGAccaaaaatgtgttctgttgacCAGATACAGGGGGTGTCTCACATTACCCCACTCTCCCCTACTCAGGAGTGGAATGAGAAGATCCTGCTCCCCCAAATATTACACGTTATAACCAACTATACTTCATAAATTAAGTATAGTTTCGATGAAGacggttgaaaaaaaaaaaaaaaactttcctaATGTCAGTAATTTGAGAATAGTATTTATCATTCATCATATGACCTCCAAATTTgctttgaaaatgtaaatactGAACTATTTAATTTGTGCATGGCTGTACTAACAATAAAACGATTAAATAAACGGATAAAGCAATATGCGTGCAAGATAACCGAGAACTGATGGAAATTTAAACTTTATCTAAACAGCTCATCATATAACTGGATTTTAGGcttttgacaaatatttgttAAACGTGGCACAGCGGTAAAATAATGTTTGACATAGactacacattttacattattctGGGCAAAACAAGCTTATACATGAACAAACCCTTTGCACTGCACACGGCatattcataaaaacatttcataacATAAGAAAAGTTTTAtgataattttaaaatgttatatgtatgtaatagcctacatttaaagggatagttcagccaaaaatgagaaTTCTCATTCTCTGAACACAGAAGAAGATACtttgaaaaatgtttgtaacgAAGCAGAGAGAGCAACACTTGtctaccatagtaggggaaaaataatattgtagtcaatggttgctctctctgcttcgttacaaacattcttcaaaatatcttttgtgtttagcagacgaaagaaagtcatacaggtttgaaacaacttgaaggtgagtaaatgacaattCTCATTTTTAGGTGATATTCAGAAACACTGATATACGATACTATAAACACTATATAATGTCTTGCTCTGTCAAGCGGGAGAAGTTATTCTATGTAGGCTAAACTGCGCCATGCATTTCCAGTGTGGGGGAATGGACTGTTTTCCCTCACGCTGGCAaggacattatccagtaattttaagGAAATTTCTGTTAAGCCTTAAAACAAAACCTAATGTAATGTGCAATTAAACACCTGTACTGTTCAGATTCAGACTGTTCTAGATTCAGGCTCTTTTGGCGTACAGTTTTTtgcatacagtccctgacaaaagtcttgtcgcttgtgtacaaattgacctaaagtgccgctgaaatatatttctaatcaagatttttttttacaagaaatggctcattttaatcccaccagcttttgtgataatgtttcagtgaaaaactaaactttcaaaaagtattctaatattcacagcttggtaaagcccattgagtcaatttttgcaaagacataagtgttgtcgccttgtcatatgagcttcacctgtgactaataatggatcaattaggtctcaagtgtgtataaaaagaaccccagtacactagaccttcacatcaactgcaactagacctctgcaaacatgcctaagattcaccctgagactaaagttttgattatcaagaggctgaagaccagagccactgctgatgtggcagacaccttcaatgtgtctcagcgtcaagtacagaggataaaaaaaagatttgaagagactggagacgtttttgacaagcccaggtcaggcagaccccgcaagacaactgctcgagaggaccgtttgttggtttgaaaatccaaggccagcccattttccactgcagcagagctccacgagacctggtcacccgacgtccctgtgtcaaccagaacagtttgtcggattctgtctcgaaatggcctccatggtcgattcagtgcccagaagccagcactaaacaaaagacaattgaaaaaccgtgtggcatttgccaaggcccacagcctgctaaaaggatggacgctggaaaagtggcactCGACAATGGGGATActtatgaccttttgcctgtctttggattaccctttaatatatactgcgtttggatctccaaccctgtctcagagcagttcgttacaagctgactttcaatcgcaatcatcacagagcagtttgtctgccgcttcAGAAATGTCGACtctgtcctctccagcagctggaatgtgttcacggatgccatagcaactctcaacttgagacttgacttggactctagctcagagacttgagacttgacttggactcgagctcagagacttgagactttaCTTGGACTCGAgctcagagacttgagactttaCTTGGACTCTAGCTCAGAGACTTGAGATGGCACATGGTGCTGACACTCAAACCCTTATGAAAAAGGCAAGTGAACAACACACCGATGTAATCATGCTCTCATGAGAGAAAATGAACCACCCACGCGAACACTGTAATCCTCAGGTCGCCCAGGCTTATCAGCTGAAGTAGCCATTTTCTGCGGCTCCAGAAAAGAAACCAGATCGGGCTATAAGCGAAGGGACTCAACCCCAtttgaggtttcatagtctcgaccgcccATCTAGACCGAGTAACAACCCGTGCTGGAAGCCAGAATATAGCCCTGTGTCCCAATTATCCATTCTAAAtagtattcaaaaataaaattagtatgtcccaaatcatactatgttgaaaagagtattgcTTAATTATTGCTTACCAtgcttaatgttttattatcaagGTGAACACATGAAAATCATCAGTATCTGTAAAATTCACCTACATAAATGAGTTTCACCCGCGCTGTGGGTCATTGGCCCGTTCTCTAAAGGTGTGTTGGACATCGGCTGCGTCTGTATGTAACCGATCGGCCAGAGCCATGTGCAGGTGAGGAGGAGCTGCAAACCAAGAAGTGATGTCGGACACTGTCTGCTTCCAGTTGGGACATTCAAGCTATATTTGcatactttatcacagctgaatttaaagggatagttcccccaaaaatgaaattggtgtcattaactcctctccctaatgtcgttccatacccgtaagacctctgttcatcttcagacacagtttaagatattttatatttatataatttttatacaGGTGAGGACATTGCCatctctagctctttggttgccctaggcgagatggagtttggCGGCCCCCCAAATGCTCTTATAGTAAACTGCATAtacaaaaatgctaaaaaaaaaaggatatttGACAAATTATGAATCAAACAATGGATGAACaaacaaaaatgcttttatAGTCACTCCAACACTTAATCAAACAAATTAGAACTTGAAGGATCAACCCGATATGGAATTGTTCATGCACAAATGCTAAAAAGAATGTTCAaggttattgaccaaatactaaCTCCATAAACTGTGCAAAAACACTCTTAAGCACATGTAAGGACACTTGAGCAAATTATGACCCATAAACTGGATTAACTATACcctctaaaaacaaaaaatacacacacacacatacatacatacacacacacacacatatatatatatatatatatatatatatatatatatatatatatatatatatatatatatatatatatatatatatatatatatatatattatattgcaggtgaggaggagctgcaaaccaagaagtcggacactttctgcttccagTTGACATTCGCGCTATATTTGcatactttatcacagctgaagttaaacaaatgcaatatttgtcaaatacacagatgtttcagaaGACATTTTCACTCAATACTTTATGCACTGCTTAATAAAGCATCTGTTTGTATAATAAAacagttcaacatataaacctacactatcaatgaagtggggtatatgtttttttaacagttttagtttgatacaCATGACAATACAACATCGCGATTACATGAAAACATACATGACTACAtggatatatttaaataatatatttcatCTTGACCAACAACTGCATTTAAGTGACTCAGGAGTGCTGACAAGAGCACTGTGGTGGTCAGtgccatagatatccataataaggaCTAGATatcttacggcggagtcaccatcggcATCACCGgcagccatcttgtcacaggcaagctttctgtcaggctctgtggaacctgatgtaagaggAGTGGTCTGTACGAACATAAGTACTcgtatctcgctgaaatcttgacggatttacaaatggtttgggtTCTTACAAActttattaacatggctacaaatctggatgctttaacacgttgaaattgcagcttttcgtttcgataaacgacttaatcgtgcagcttgtgtatcacGGCTAACTTACGTGCACATTAtcaaggctgagaccacaatcgagctgttcaattacataggtttattgacaccaataacgattttatgacaaccaatcttttgtctagttaaaataaacttagtttgcatgtttttttgtttaatttacaatataaattaataagtaaaatacaatttattataatagtgatattcttattataaaagcgtttatatatatatatatatatatatatatatatatatatatatatatatatatatatatatatatatatatatatatatatatagctggctctggaaaaaaaattcagagctatatatgtgtataaatatatataatttctcatgttgccattcggtacacagttttaatagcctatatattgatttaacataaataccctgtgtgtgtgtatattcattgcacctgtctgttctgttcaatgttactttcatattgaagtccatggttataattattcataagtatgtagtgtcataactacatctctgacatttataacaaacgaaacagtttgaaaatcgaGCAAGTTAtggctatttaaaagtacatgcaccatcccagatagcaaaattgctctggcccagatccggcccacacttgacactttcatctggcccactacccgcgtggaatgatggcacttgggcggtccgctcccgtttgccagatttaggccgcaatcaagccatagcaacgccgcatgtcagccatgaacaaaacgcatgaagcagaactggcccacatcaaagcacactgttacgagtgagcgagctgcctgtgacaagatggccgccagttgcggacggcgacctccattggccaacagcgcgcacaagacatctagcctttattatggatatctatggtcaGTGCACACTGATCCAGCGATATACTAAATCAACACAGAGTctacccttgtgaaaaagtatacttaagtgtactagtgtacttaagtacaattAAGTGCacttaattgtattgaaagtgtattttttgtgtacttaaaatattaaaagtattttttaaagtgcacttgcagattatatgatataattaaaattaaatgccACTTAAGTGTATTAAAGAgaatacactttcatgacaatatttataaacacgtgtactttgtaataatatctaattaatttgtactttaaaaagtagACTTTCATGACACTGATCCGGCTATATCCTAAATCAAAACAAGTCTATTCGCAGAGCCACGTTTAACAAACATTTGTCTAGAGCCTAAAATCCAATTATATGATGAGCTGTTAGGCATCAATGACGGGTTTAGATAAAATGTAGACATTTGTCAGTTCTTTGTTATCTGTTAATTTAATCGTTTTCCTTGTTAGTACAGCCATGCACAAATTAAATAGTTcagtatttacattttacaaagcAAATTTGGAGTTGACATGTCAGTCAAAACACAATTCTCAAATTACGGACATTAATAGCATGTATTATTTGGCACCTGAGTATAAGTACTACTGGGAAAGGATGCCTGAGCTTTATTCTCTGCCCCGGCCAGAAGCCAAAAGCCTGGACAGCGCTCGCCAACTCAGGAGAGAACCACGAGACAAGAAGCAAATGTAAGACTTTGTGTAACATACAAATGTAATCTTGAAATATAatgtttacactgcaaaaaatgtttttcttactcagtattgttgtcttgtttctagtccaaacatctaaaaattattaaaacaagaagtatttactagacaagcaaaagaaattgtcttgttttgggaaaaaataactcaaaatgaagagagtttttgcttaaaataagataaataatctgccaatggagtgagtaaaataatcttaattcaaacagaaaacaagattaattTTCTTACCCCAATGGCAGATTACTTGtctattttaagcaaaaactctgaGTTATTTCcgaaacaagacaataatttgtacttgtctagtaaatgtttcttaatgtaagaatttttagatattttaactAGAAACAAGTCAAAAATGCTAAGCAAGAAAGgccttttttgcagtgtaccaTACAAATGTAATATTGAAATATGATGTTTAATTGTAATTGTGAAGAGCCCTTCTCCTTTTGTTTGCAGACCATGTTTACAAAAATGTCTCTAGGGATCTTTTTCAGTCTCGCACTGAATTTATGGCTCTGTGAGACTGCAAGTGTAATCATTTGTAAGTAATACGTTTTTGATTGATCttaaaatgttattacaatatacactgcagaaaatgcttttcttatagtatttttgtcttgtttctagtccaaacatgtaacaattcttaaaacaagaaatatttactagacaagcaaaagttattggcttgttttggtgaaaaaataactaaaaattaagagtttttgcttaaaataagataaataatctgccaatggggtgagaattttttttaaaaattcaaacagaaaacaggattattttgctcaccccattggcagattattttgctattttaagcaaaaactctcttaaagggatcccctggtgttgagacttgtatggcttaatataacataaatgatgtctcttactgaattatgtagtagaaaacccatgaaagatctacgttatttaaaaaatcgattttatatttggaccatgggcagcgccattttgtttgcgttctaggttgatgacgtagaatggtggcactcctcaatcagctggcattacccgtagctattttgtAAATCGTtttgtacactcgttattgcggtgaacgtgagactgaatgactgcactcgaacatgtccatgATGTCGGAcgcactacaaatggccgtcccttcaaataatgccctatttcagggtatagggggtcgatttcggattcagcccctgtcgtggagactgagcagcccaacatctcgattgagacagcgcagtctgtcaggtgtgtgtgcccggccgccgatctgtttgtgacttgtgtaggtgagtttgtgtgcacatgtatgtttgagtgtgttttaagtacaattacaaagcaattcattggttttgtttaactctgaaacaatttttgagttgcgttgtggtaaaaatagctacgggtaatgccagctgattgaggagttcaaccattctacgtcatcaacctagaacgcaaacaaaatggcgccgcccatggtccaaatataaaatcgattttttaaataatgtagatctttcatgggttttctactacataattcagtaagagacatcatttatgttatattaagccatacaagtctcaacaccaggggatccctttaattttgagttatttttccccaaaacaagacaatcatttttacttgtctagtaaatgtttcttaatataagaatttttagatatttagactagaaataagacaaaaatactaagtaagaaatcattttttgcagtatagtccactaaatctttgtCTAACATTGCAGTGGATCAACAAGAAGCACCACATATAAATACAATACCTCAGAACAGAATTAAATATTCTGCTCGAAGCTGCAAAGAACTTCGCGAGAAGCATCGTGTTTACAATGGTACGGTCCTTTAAGTAATACATTTCATCTTAACCAACAACTGCATTTAAGTGACTCAGGTGTGCTTCTGTCCAAGCAGATGGCCTTTACTATCTGAACTCCTCAAGAGGGGTCCTTTATGAGGCCTTCTGTGATATGACCACTGCCGGTGGAGGCTGGACGCTGGTGGCCAGTGTTCATGAAAACAACATGTATGGAAAATGTACTGTAGGTGATCGCTGGTCTAGTCAGCAGGGCAGTAGCCCACTCTGGCCTGATGGTGACGGAGCATGGGCAAACACCGTCACATTTGGAAATGCAGAAGCCTCTACAAGTGACGATTATAAggttttaatttcattttattacatttacgGTTTTCCAGCCATACACTATTAGAAGAAAACTTTCTCTATAGAACCTTTAAAGGATCTACCAGCTCTACGTATTTGgaaggttcactgcaaaaatgcttttcttacttagcatttttgtcttgtttctcgtccaaacatctaaaaattcttaaaacaagaagtatttactagacgagcaaaagtaattgtcttgttttggggggaaaaaataactaaaatttaagattttttgcttaaaataagctaaataatctgccaatcgGGTAAGtaaaatcttaaaacaacattatttttcttaccccattggcagattatttggCTTATTTCAAGCGAAAAAAACTCTTATTTGAGttaattttttcccaaaacaagacaataattttacttgtctagtaattgtttcttaatgtaatttatttagactagaaacaagacaaaaattctaagtaagaaaagctttttttaacCCATAAGTGCTAAAAGGGTTCACAGTCAAATTTGGAACTGTAGAAGCCTCTACAAGTGatgattataaataataattgtattttttacttaccacttataaagcacaattatcgctcaaaaaaaaattatacgctGGATTGAAGGATGTTTATCTGGAATCTGAAAGGACAGTCGGTTTCGTTTTTTTGCCACAGAATCCTGGATACTTTGACATTGTGGCAAAAGATGTGTCTGTGTGGCATGTTCCTAATAATATAGAGTTGGACTTCTGGTCTACTACGACCTTCCTGCGATACCACACTGAGAATCACTTCTTAACTCTCCATGGAGGAAACCTTTACAATTTATTCAAGGTCAGATTAACTTTTACAATTTGGGGTTtaaaacattcatgcatttttttaaatgaaaatacaaaaacacagattttttttccctttcaaTTCTCCCAGAAATTCCCTGTGAGGTTTGGAATAGGGTCATGCCTGACTGATAACGGGCCTTCTATTCCAATAGTGTATGATATCGGAAATGCGGAATACAACAAAAATCTGTATGGTCCCCATTCAAGAAGtaagttttttttccccttcattTAACAAGCCAATATTTTTAAGAAGACAGGGGTCAGCTTTGACTGGGACTCACTCTCTTTATTCAGTCTtttcaaataaacaataaacacactctgagctctctctcccgctgcagacctcgcagaACCCCGCCCCCTTCAACACCCTTTAAGTGATGGTGTACAATTGACAAGGCATCATCATCACTCACTTGGACTAAGACATGTCGTGTGTGCATGACAGATTTTCATCAATAATATGTTCTGTGCATTTTCCACAGCAAATTTTATGCCTGGATTCATCTCATTCAGAGTCTTCAATCATGAAAGGGCAGCCATGGCTCTTTGTTCTGGACTCAAACCAACCCAGTGCAACACTGAACATGTGagttaaaataataatctgGATTAATTAAATGATTGTCTGTGGGCagcatttaatatattttatattacagtGTGTATAAATAGTAAATCAGGGTTGCCAGCTCGCTCTCACTCTGCCCAACTTAATCTCACGCCAAactgccaaacctgcttttgatattaaacaaagctaaggtttttaaaaaaaatattttaagttttaaagcaaaatttaaagcaaaattcaaacaataaatagcatttTGGTGCTAAtttggcataatgttaaagctgAGGCATTGAAAAATGGATACTcagctcaatacttctagcgctgtgtcaatgcatttgaatggcttaagcggatacacaacagtttcactatACAGATGTTTGCAGCACGTTTTGATAAACAGCACAGCTTAGTGTGCATCGATTATTGAGTCAGCcgtatttacaggatcgttttattatggagagggATAGAGATACAACATTgtaaacattaatgttattcttgtatttagccctcaggtattccttactaattggtCACAGAAATACTCATTGATGCtcaaatgtgaccatacaccgtaactatttttcaatttaaaaaatgttctatattttagtcaaacaatatttattgaatattttaagGAGATATTTTGGTACTCATTActatttatgcaataattattgtcaattaatgaccacttaaaatatttttcttctaatatttctattatttatattacaattagcgTAATAATTAAGATTTAAATAGataattccaattcaaagagtcattttgtggctaaaaagataataatgttcatttgtaatgccattacccagtaggtgccttatggctcttcaataaatatacatgtatctaatctagttgctccaaaaagtattgcagtcttgcattttaattaatatttagacatgatgaaacattagatttctttaaatgtgaaattttaaaacgttaataacttgcatcctaatatttttaatgaataatgatacttataaaagcacacacaagtgaataATAATGAATGCGAACACATATAATTTGATGcaagaaatatttaaaatagtgCTAAAATAGTGCTAAGACAAACAAATCTTTCCTTATTTTGTACAGTAGGCTATTCTACATTGATACAAAAgtctcactccaacctgaacttaaaagttggcaaccctgagtAAATGTGTTGATCGTAATGCATTACAATGGAAATAAATcaagcactgcaaaaaaaatgcttttcttacttagtgtttttgtcttgtttctagtcaaaatatcaacaaaaaaagcttacattaagaaacatttactagacaagtaaaaattattgtcttgttttgggaaaaaataactcaaaacgaagagagtttttgcttaaaataagattttaaaataatctgccaatggggtgagaaaaataatcttgtttttttttatgaattaagattttttttcttaccccattggcagattatttagataatcttaagaaaaaactctcttcattttgagttt
This window encodes:
- the LOC137044790 gene encoding intelectin-like, with amino-acid sequence MFTKMSLGIFFSLALNLWLCETASVIILDQQEAPHINTIPQNRIKYSARSCKELREKHRVYNDGLYYLNSSRGVLYEAFCDMTTAGGGWTLVASVHENNMYGKCTVGDRWSSQQGSSPLWPDGDGAWANTVTFGNAEASTSDDYKNPGYFDIVAKDVSVWHVPNNIELDFWSTTTFLRYHTENHFLTLHGGNLYNLFKKFPVRFGIGSCLTDNGPSIPIVYDIGNAEYNKNLYGPHSRTNFMPGFISFRVFNHERAAMALCSGLKPTQCNTEHFCIGGGGHFPEAAPRQCGDFAGFDWDGYGTNAGWSASKEITEAAVLLFYR